In one Fusarium keratoplasticum isolate Fu6.1 chromosome 5, whole genome shotgun sequence genomic region, the following are encoded:
- a CDS encoding MFS domain-containing protein, with amino-acid sequence MADHQPKGTQPDVITDDRPMKMSHDDEKPSATMAEQAADLTTNLEAKIKNPLEGIPKAQLMADVEAWAERKGLTDHIPVLKKGALVAQNPNSIRHIDGDHKLTDREVEVLEREVTHRWDMPWKLILTIATCSIGAAVQGWDQTGSNGANIFFPEVYGIGGKTTRDKLLVGIVNAGPYIGSAFIGCWLSDPINNLWGRRGVIFFSAHFCIWPVIGSAFCHTWEQQLACRILMGIGMGVKASTVPIYAAENAPASVRGALVMSWQMWTAFGIFLGTAFNLAVFHVDRSINWRLMLGAPFIPAVPLMCLIYLCPESPRWYMKKNRYPEAWESLMKLRHDPIQVARDIYYISAQLEIEDQLVGQTNYVSRFTQLFTIPRVRRASLAAFTVMIAQQMCGINIIAFYSTTVFKEADMTEFQAMLGSFGFGLVNWLFAFPAFWTIDTFGRRSLLLFTFPQMTWTLLAAGLCTLISTDTGTLRTALVCLFVFMFGAFYSPGEGPVPFTYSAEVFPLSHRETGMGFAVATCLFWAAVLGTSFPFILDRLQTVGAFGLYAGFNAVAFVMIFFWVPETKQRTLEELDWVFAVPVRKFASYQLRVALPHWFKRWILFDRTAKKEPLYHFETIANVSNSDIETPGGKM; translated from the exons ATGGCTGATCACCA ACCAAAGGGCACGCAGCCCGATGTCATTACTGACGACCGGCCCATGAAAATGTCCCACGACGATGAGAAGCCTTccgccaccatggccgagcaAGCAGCCgacctcaccaccaacctcgaggccaa AATCAAGAACCCCCTCGAGGGAATCCCCAAGGCCCAACTAATGGCCGACGTCGAAGCCTGGGCCGAGCGCAAAGGTCTCACCGACCACATCCCCGTTCTTAAAAAGGGCGCCCTCGTAGCCCAGAACCCAAACTCTATCCGCCACATTGACGGAGACCACAAGCTCACAGACCGCGAggtcgaggtcctcgagcGAGAGGTCACGCATCGCTGGGACATGCCCTGGAAACTCATCCTCACCATTGCTACGTGCTCCATCGGTGCTGCTGTGCAGGGATGGGATCAGACTGGTTCCAACGGCGCAAACATCTTTTTTCCCGAGGTTTATGGTATTGGTGGTAAGACTACAAGAGACAAGCTTCTGGTTGGTATTGTAAACGCTGGTCCTTATATCGGCTCTGC TTTCATCGGCTGCTGGCTCTCCGACCCTATCAACAACCTCTGGGGCCGTCGCggcgtcatcttcttctctgcccaCTTCTGCATCTGGCCCGTCATCGGTTCCGCCTTCTGCCACACCTGGGAACAGCAGCTAGCCTGCCGTATTCTCATGGGTATCGGCATGGGCGTCAAGGCTTCTACAGTACCCATCTACGCCGCCGAGAACGCTCCCGCTTCAGTACGAGGCGCCCTCGTCATGTCGTGGCAGATGTGGACGGCCTTTGGAATCTTCCTGGGCACAGCGTTCAACCTCGCAGTCTTCCACGTCGACAGGTCCATCAACTGGCGTCTCATGCTCGGAGCCCCCTTTATCCCTGCAGTGCCGCTTATGTGTCTGATCTACCTCTGTCCCGAGTCTCCTCGTTGGTACATGAAGAAGAACAGATACCCCGAGGCCTGGGAGTCTCTGATGAAGCTTCGACACGATCCCATCCAGGTTGCCCGTGACATTTACTACATCAGCGCCCAGCTCGAGATTGAGGATCAGCTTGTTGGACAGACCAACTACGTCAGCCGCTTCACGCAGCTCTTCACAATTCCTCGTGTCCGCCGTGCTTCGCTTGCTGCTTTCACCGTCATGATTGCCCAGCAGATGTGCGGTATCAACATTATTGCTTTCTACTCTACTACCGTCTTCAAGGAGGCCGACATGACTGAGTTCCAAGCCATGCTTGGTTCTTTCGGCTTTGGCCTTGTCAACTGGCTCTTTGCTTTCCCGGCCTTCTGGACTATCGACACT TTCGGTCGACGAagtctcctcctcttcaccttcCCCCAGATGACATGGactctcctcgccgccggTCTCTGCACCCTCATCTCCACCGACACAGGCACCCTCCGAACCGCCCTGGTGtgcctcttcgtcttcatgTTCGGCGCCTTCTACTCCCCCGGTGAGGGTCCTGTGCCCTTCACCTACTCCGCCGAGGTCTTCCCCCTGTCCCATCGCGAGACGGGCATGGGCTTCGCCGTCGCCACATGTCTCTTCTGGGCCGCCGTCCTTGGAACCTCCTTccccttcatcctcgaccgtCTCCAAACCGTGGGCGCCTTTGGATTGTACGCTGGTTTCAACGCCGTCGCCTTTGTCatgatcttcttctgggTCCCCGAGACCAAGCAGCGCACCCTCGAAGAACTCGACTGGGTCTTTGCTGTTCCCGTCCGCAAGTTTGCCAGCTACCAGCTCCGCGTCGCTCTCCCTCACTGGTTCAAGCGCTGGATCCTCTTTGACCGcactgccaagaaggagccACTGTACCACTTTGAGACTATCGCCAACGTTAGCAACTCTGACATTGAGACTCCTGGTGGAAAGATGTAA
- a CDS encoding Hva1-TUDOR domain-containing protein: MKGKDQVIQEFNELVNMSASELEKWLKSDDSNSAGWPKEDENGETVGHDSGRKIVEILKENPEKEVEKYTDEQVEHMRKVVSYCKRHLAQETKSNSEKSAEEVKKTKSYASLKNWGHDFLKARGKQDDEKEEEEEDDDKQAGDKRKTTQNQSGPNKKRETAKGESETKDEEEEEEVSEEDADEPKESKTSNGKSKNEKTSNDKDDSTPKKGPKKGETVSWKWGQGEPEGKVLDVKAEETSIKTKKGNEVTRKGDEEDPAVVIDTGKNKAIKKNHELNEK; the protein is encoded by the exons ATGAAGGGCAAAGACCAAGTCATCCAAGAGTTCAAcgagctcgtcaacatgTCGGCCTCTGAGCTGGAAAAGTGGCTCAAGTCGGACGACTCCAACAGCGCAGGCTGGCCAaaggaggatgagaacgGCGAGACGGTCGGACACGATAGTGGACGCAAGATTGTTGAGATTCTCAAGGAGAATCCTgagaaggaggttgagaagtACACGGACGAGCAGGTTGAGCATATGCGCAAGGTTGTTTCTTACTG CAAGCGTCATCTTGCTCAAGAGACAAAGAGCAACAGCGAAAAGTCGGCAGAAGAGGTTAAAAAGACTAAGTCATACGCATCGCTCAAGAACTGGGGTCACGATTTCCTCAAGGCTCGTGGAAAgcaggatgatgagaaggaagaagaggaagaagacgacgacaagcAGGCTGGTGACAAGCGAAAGACGACTCAAAATCAGTCTGGACCAAACAAGAAGAGGGAGACTGCAAAGGGAGAGTcagagaccaaggacgaggaagaggaagaggaggtaaGCGAAGAGGATGCGGATGAGCCGAAGGAATCCAAGACATCAAACGGCAAGTCAAAGAACGAAAAGACATCAAACGATAAGGACGACTCTACTCCAAAGAAGGGACCTAAGAAGGGCGAGACGGTCAGCTGGAAGTGGGGACAAGGGGAGCCAGAGGGCAAGGTGCTAGACGTCAAGGCGGAAGA GACTTCAatcaagacaaagaagggAAACGAGGTTACGAGGaagggagatgaggaggatcCGGCGGTTGTAATTGATACGGGGAAGAACAAGGCGATTAAGAAGAATCATGAGTTGAACGAGAAATAG
- a CDS encoding AIG1-type G domain-containing protein, which translates to MSRTRKESEGVILVMGPTGAGKSYFINKLKRGGAQVGHSLRAETTRCQGVNIEFGSAGNTRVITVVDTPGFDDTHRSSAEVLSEITEYLATQHAMGIPTKGVLYLHRILDNRMSGSAMTSLGLFQDIVGDSALKNVILVTTMWNKLRAEDIAEADRREQELLDDFWRPMIDNGSFATQFRGTSDKAAALVYHLAEKQSVVLKVQEEAYEQEKAVVDTSAGANLNHSLQEDEEKYKKRLRELERRLRRQVELGDKERQRIVRREIAAVEAVLKRLSMSLDHLADRHGSRARIRRWYRETSAKIQENGVGMAFMALAAVFNITVSVVRLVGGV; encoded by the exons atgagCCGAACGAGAAAAGAGAGCGAGGgagtcatcctcgtcatggGCCCAACAGGCGCCGGGAAGAGCTACTTtatcaacaagctcaagagGGGCGGGGCACAAGTCGGACATTCACTCCGAGCCG AGACGACGAGATGTCAGGGCGTCAATATCGAGTTTGGCTCGGCGGGAAACACCAGAGTCATCACCGTAGTTGATACACCTGGCTTTGATGATACCCATCGTTCGTCGGCAGAGGTTCTGTCTGAGATCACAGAGTATTTGGCGACTCAGCACGCCATGGGAATCCCCACCAAAGGGGTGCTCTATCTTCACAGGATCTTGGATAACCGGATGAGTGGTTCTGCCATGACGTCCCTGGGCTTGTTTCAAGACATCGTGGGCGATTCCGCTCTGAAGAATGTCATCTTGGTCACAACCATGTGGAACAAGTTGCGAGCCGAAGACATAGCGGAAGCCGACAGACGAGAGCAGGAACTGCTCGACGACTTTTGGCGACCCATGATCGACAATGGCTCCTTCGCAACTCAGTTCCGTGGCACTAGCGATAAGGCTGCCGCACTCGTCTACCACCTCGCCGAGAAGCAGAGCGTAGTTCTCAAAGTTCAGGAGGAAGCCTATGAGCAGGAGAAGGCGGTCGTCGATACGTCAGCCGGGGCGAACCTGAACCACAGCCTgcaggaggacgaggaaaaGTACAAGAAGCGACTGAGGGAGCTGGAGCGAAGGCTCCGCAGGCAAGTCGAGCTGGGCGACAAGGAACGGCAGCGAATCGTTCGGAGGGAGATTGCCGCTGTCGAGGCTGTACTCAAGAGGCTGAGCATGTCCCTAGACCACCTGGCGGACCGTCACGGATCCAGGGCGCGCATCAGACGGTGGTACAGAGAGACATCGGCAAAGATCCAGGAAAACGGAGTAGGGATGGCCTTTATGGCGCTGGCAgccgtcttcaacatcaccgtGTCGGTTGTGAGACTCGTGGGTGGTGTTTGA
- a CDS encoding Saccharopine dehydrogenase [NAD(+), L-lysine-forming] (Saccharopine dehydrogenase [NAD(+), L-lysine-forming]), with amino-acid sequence MSDYPAILLRAEEKPLEHRSFSPAVIKTLVDAGYPISVERSSTDPNFKRIFEDSEYEAAGASLIPAGSWPEAPAGTLILGLKEIPEEDFPLKNDHISFAHCYKNQGGWEKVLSRFPRGGSVLYDLEFLVDSEGRRVSAFGFHAGFTGAALGLKTLQWQLAHPGEKLPSVGTFTDGRGYYLNEEELVNQIREDLASAEKALGRKPTAMVLGALGRCGRGAVDLFLKAGIPEENITRWDIQETQAREGPYEEIAQHDIFLNAIYLSKPIPPFVNDELLSQPGRKLGVVIDVSCDTTNPHNPIPIYSINTTFDDPTVPVTVKDDQNTSPLSVISIDHLPSMLPREASEAFSEGLKESLLTLNERKTSRVWADAEKLFNEKVALLPEELRTKEV; translated from the exons ATGTCTGACTACCCAGCCATCCTTCTCCgtgccgaggagaagccccTCGAGCACCGCTCCTTCTCCcccgccgtcatcaagacTCTCGTGGATGCTGGTTATCCTATTTCGGTCGAGCGCTCCTCCACCGACCCCAACTTCAAGCGAATCTTTGAAGACTCCGAGTATGAGGCCGCTGGCGCCTCTCTCATCCCTGCCGGCTCGTGGCCCGAAGCTCCTGCTGGAACTCTGATCCTTGGCCTCAAGGAGATCCCTGAGGAGGATTTCCCTCTCAAGAACGACCATATT TCCTTCGCCCACTGCTACAAG AACCAAGGAGGATGGGAGAAGGTGTTGAGCCGATTCCCTCGTGGCGGCTCTGTCCTCTATGACCTAGAATTTTTGGTGGACAGTGAGGGTCGAAGAGT GTCCGCATTCGGATTTCATGCTGGTTTCACAGGAGCAGCCTTGGGTCTTAAGACACTGCAATGGCAGCTCGCTCATCCCGGCGAGAAGCTTCCCTCCGTGGGCACTTTCACTGACGGCCGTGGATACTACctcaacgaggaggagctcgtGAACCAGATCCGCGAGGACCTCGCATCTGCAGAGAAGGCCTTGGGCCGCAAGCCTACCGCCATGGTTCTTGGTGCACTTGGCCGATGTGGCAGAGGCGCCGTTGACCTGTTCCTCAAGGCTGGCATTCCTGAGGAGAACATTACCCGTTGGGATATCCAGGAGACTCAGGCACGAGAGGGTCCTTACGAGGAGATCGCTCAGCACGACATCTTCCTCAACGCT ATCTACCTCTCCAAGCCCATCCCTCCCTTCGTCAACGACGAGCTTCTCTCCCAGCCCGGCCGCAAGCTGGGCGTGGTCATCGACGTCTCCTGCGACACCACCAACCCCCACaaccccatccccatctactccatcaacaccacctttGACGACCCCACCGTCCCCGTCACCGTCAAGGACGACCAGAACACCAGCCCTCTGTCTGTCATCAGCATCGACCACCTCCCCTCGATGCTTCCCCGCGAGGCCAGCGAAGCCTTTAGCGAGGGTCTCAAGGAGTCTCTTCTGACTCTTAACGAGCGCAAGACCTCCCGTGTGTGggctgatgctgagaagctcttcaacgagaAGGTCGCTCTCCTCCCCGAGGAGCTCAGAACCAAGGAGGTTTAA
- a CDS encoding Expansin-like EG45 domain-containing protein has translation MKFLLPILLAAPAVMGRACKVRHSHSSQPVEVPVNTQPAAIEVPDNNNGAIVVSTTAVPEAVVSQPAVEQPSPDEQDSPAVSDTTPKTTLVTSVAPTTPSASSVPETGSGSDSGSGASEDLGGSAKTGSSTFYGGNLAGGNCMFSTYTLPSGIYGTAFSGAVWNNAASCGACIEVTGPSGTIKAMIVDQCPECEEGHLDLFPDAFTAVGGTDGIVQTSYKFVSCGITSPLYLHNKEGTSQHWFSIQVVNANEPVTKLEVSTDGGSTWQETERKDYNFFENSAGFGVDSVDVKITSKTGKTVTVSGVGVEAGAKFEADSNF, from the exons ATGAAGTTCCTCctccccatcctcctcgccgccccgGCTGTCATGGGCCGAGCCTGCAAAGTTCGGCACTCTCACTCTTCTCAGCCCGTTGAGGTCCCAGTCAACACCCAGCCTGCTGCCATCGAGGTCCccgacaacaacaacggcgCCATCGTTGTGAGCACCACCGCCGTCCCCGAGGCCGTCGTCTCCCAACCCGCCGTCGAGCAGCCTTCTCCCGATGAGCAGGACAGCCCCGCCGTCTCGGACACTACCCCCAAGACCACCCTCGTCACCTCTGTGGCTCCCACCACCCCCAGCGCCAGTTCCGTCCCCGAGACTGGCTCCGGATCcgactctggctctggcgCTTCCGAGGATCTCGGCGGCTCGGCCAAGACCGGCTCTTCCACCTTTTACGGTGGTAACCTCGCCGGTGGAAACTGCATGTTCTCCACTTACACTCTCCCCTCCGGCATCTACGGAACTGCCTTCTCTGGTGCCGTCTGGAACAATGCTGCCTCTTGCGGTGCTTGCATTGAGGTCACTGGCCCCAGCGGCActatcaaggccatg ATCGTTGACCAGTGCCCCGAGTGTGAGGAGGGCCACCTCGATCTCTTCCCCGACGCCTTCACCGCTGTTGGCGGCACCGATGGCATTGTCCAGACATCTTACAAGTTTGTCAGCTGCGGTATCACCTCCCCCCTGTACCTGCACAACAAGGAGGGAACCTCCCAGCACTGGTTCTCCATCCAGGTCGTCAACGCCAACGAGCCCGtcaccaagctcgaggtCAGCACCGACGGCGGCAGCACCTGGCAGGAGACTGAGCGCAAGGACTACAACTTCTTCGAGAACTCTGCTGGCTTCGGTGTCGACTCTGTCGATGTCAAGATCACCAGCAAGACGGGCAAGACCGTCACCGTGAGCGGTGTCGGCGTCGAGGCCGGCGCCAAGTTCGAGGCCGACTCCAACTTTTAA